A stretch of the Xiphias gladius isolate SHS-SW01 ecotype Sanya breed wild chromosome 21, ASM1685928v1, whole genome shotgun sequence genome encodes the following:
- the fezf2 gene encoding fez family zinc finger protein 2, with product MASSASLETMMSCGRTGPSAAPKTLAFSIDRIMSKSSEPKGSTEERAEGKKLLGLCSPIPCMIPLQPFSYDLQAKALMNYSELWRASLRGTFCGSAAAPCKGTCCICSKAESSLKQPLLTSGSRVVKPQVIHQAVAVPSGGSLYYLNYLDSAYHQSELLAGHWVSNPQAQASLSAHHRLLLLENTKLAGVGADKLPTPQYPHKEHLPGQLDQIVKENHGLSAEKNGVKTLSKLSGSGSGAADGKPKNFTCEVCGKVFNAHYNLTRHMPVHTGARPFVCKVCGKGFRQASTLCRHKIIHTQEKPHKCSQCGKAFNRSSTLNTHVRIHAGYKPFVCEFCGKGFHQKGNYKNHKLTHSGEKQYKCSICNKAFHQIYNLTFHMHTHNDKKPFTCTTCGKGFCRNFDLKKHIRKLHDNGFSVATEASRQLQS from the exons atggcaAGTTCTGCCTCACTAGAGACGATGATGTCCTGCGGTAGGACCGGACCGTCCGCGGCTCCCAAGACCCTGGCCTTCTCCATAGACCGGATCATGTCCAAGAGCTCGGAGCCGAAGGGGAGCACGGAGGAGCGGGCAGAGGGGAAGAAGCTGCTGGGTCTATGCTCCCCGATCCCCTGCATGATCCCGCTGCAGCCCTTCAGCTACGATCTTCAAGCCAAGGCGCTGATGAACTACTCCGAGCTGTGGAGAGCCAGTTTGAGGGGGACTTTTTGCGGTTCCGCAGCCGCTCCGTGCAAAGGGACATGCTGCATTTGCAGCAAAGCGGAGTCGAGCTTAAAGCAGCCGCTGCTGACTTCGGGGAGCAGGGTGGTGAAACCGCAGGTCATCCACCAAGCCGTGGCCGTGCCCAGCGGCGGCTCGCTCTACTATCTCAACTACCTGGACTCTGCGTACCATCAGTCTGAGCTGCTGGCCGGACACTGGGTCTCCAACCCGCAGGCCCAGGCCTCTCTTTCTGCGCACCACAGACTCTTGCTGCTGGAGAACACCAAACTGGCCGGGGTTGGGGCTGACAAGCTGCCTACACCTCAGTACCCGCACAAGGAACATCTGCCGGGGCAGCTGGACCAGATAGTGAAGGAGAACCACGGACTGAGCGCGGAGAAGAACGGCGTCAAGACACTGAGCAAACTgagcggcagcggcagcggcgcTGCAGACGGAAAGCCCAAAAACTTCACGTGTGAAGTGTGTGGAAAG GTTTTTAACGCGCATTACAATCTAACCAGACACATGCCGGTGCACACCGGGGCCAGGCCCTTCGTGTGTAAAGTATGCGGCAAAGGATTCAGACAGGCCAGCACGCTGTGCAGACACAAGATCATCCACACACAG GAAAAGCCTCATAAATGCAGCCAGTGCGGGAAGGCGTTCAACAGAAGCTCGACGCTCAACACGCACGTCCGGATCCACGCCGGGTACAAACCATTCGTATGTGAGTTCTGCGGGAAAGGCTTCCACCAGAAAG gaaACTACAAGAACCACAAGCTGACGCATAGCGGAGAGAAGCAGTACAAGTGCTCCATCTGCAACAAGGCCTTCCATCAGATCTACAACCTGACCTtccacatgcacacgcacaatGACAAGAAGCCCTTCACCTGCACCACCTGCGGCAAAGGCTTCTGCCGCAACTTTGACCTGAAGAAACACATCAGGAAGCTGCATGACAACGGCTTCTCTGTGGCCACAGAGGCCTCCAGACAGCTGCAGAGCTGA